A section of the Paenibacillus odorifer genome encodes:
- a CDS encoding TIGR04066 family peptide maturation system protein encodes MGETMVKKRAIVYPYHADFGPVVRFSNLLGNYELVSLMAPLGFGLNEKDAAYSYYGEDVGIKVKDSFSDDEFDVLMICEFECSFEKVVFPTIIKAAEMGKDIVLLNRCADHEVEMVKKVCLKNNVELTSFFGIDIDRTKVELVEKILLDINVPIICVASLMEKSNKFDVQLSLRDYFLKEGYKVSQIGTKSYCEIMGFHSFPDFMFNHKEAEIDKIFLFNHFCKYIELNERPDVMIIGIPGGTMVYNNLFTNRFGITAFEAASAIHPDVGIMNLTYDDFNGEFLDKICVSTKHKLGFDIDCFNMSNHKFDTGRSKQDKELKFFTVDSKLVDEKIAQISLESKVPLFNSLNGTDTLKLAECCEALLLQENMQIV; translated from the coding sequence ATGGGGGAGACAATGGTGAAAAAAAGAGCAATTGTTTATCCATATCATGCAGATTTCGGTCCGGTCGTCAGATTCTCCAATTTACTGGGCAACTATGAGCTTGTTTCATTAATGGCACCTTTAGGTTTTGGACTGAATGAAAAAGATGCAGCGTACAGCTATTATGGTGAGGATGTGGGTATAAAAGTTAAAGATTCTTTTTCAGATGATGAATTTGATGTGTTAATGATTTGTGAATTTGAATGCAGTTTTGAAAAAGTGGTGTTCCCGACAATTATCAAAGCCGCAGAGATGGGGAAAGATATTGTTCTGCTTAACAGATGTGCTGATCATGAAGTTGAAATGGTAAAGAAGGTATGCCTGAAAAATAATGTGGAACTCACAAGTTTTTTTGGAATTGACATTGACAGAACGAAAGTAGAACTCGTTGAGAAAATACTGCTGGATATTAATGTTCCGATAATCTGCGTGGCGAGTCTTATGGAAAAATCCAATAAATTTGATGTTCAGCTTAGCCTAAGGGATTATTTCTTGAAAGAAGGGTACAAAGTAAGTCAAATTGGGACAAAATCTTATTGTGAGATTATGGGATTTCATTCTTTTCCTGATTTTATGTTTAATCATAAAGAAGCGGAGATAGATAAAATATTTCTTTTTAATCACTTCTGTAAATATATTGAATTGAACGAACGACCTGATGTAATGATTATCGGAATTCCAGGCGGGACAATGGTATATAATAATCTGTTTACCAATAGATTTGGTATTACTGCATTCGAGGCGGCTAGTGCAATCCATCCGGATGTCGGTATTATGAACTTGACCTATGATGATTTTAATGGAGAGTTTCTCGATAAGATATGTGTGTCAACAAAGCATAAATTAGGTTTTGATATTGATTGTTTTAATATGTCAAATCATAAATTTGATACGGGCAGAAGCAAACAGGATAAAGAATTGAAGTTTTTTACGGTTGATTCTAAGTTGGTTGATGAAAAAATTGCACAAATATCGCTAGAGTCAAAGGTTCCTCTGTTTAATTCGTTAAATGGGACAGACACTTTGAAATTAGCAGAATGCTGTGAAGCTCTATTGTTACAGGAAAATATGCAAATCGTATAA
- the ccpM gene encoding Cys-rich peptide radical SAM maturase CcpM — translation MALLKKLSCFTFRVGGVQVPVFHLFETVTGKYMFDANANTFLKLNERSYQALLNYRNSNFEQVEPEIQNLFDSGFLAEKQDFEMIHPMSDSLQHNLSRSVGSITLQVTQNCNLRCSYCAYSGSYLHRVHTNKRMKKEVALKAIKFLIEHSVDSPIINIGFYGGEPLLEMDLIKACVAYAREQSAGKELTFNLTTNATLITDETLEFLSSNDFNLTISLDGDEVAHDRNRVFAVNNKGSFQTIMDNIENIKNKTPDYVDKVMFNAVIDPNSDFSCSTNFFSNYETVKDFAVMASDIASSYKKSESLINDSFIKMYNYEVFKLFLYKFDRLKKNDVSKLVMESFDQIQENVHNRLRISFYDVKKDHHSGPCVPGVQRLFVNADGALYPCERVSEASSVMRIGHIDTGFELDNIRNILNIGTITEKECKECWAFRYCTSCAMAADDISEFSAAKKLSICNKVKENTESLFKDYCVLRELGYDFDKEKV, via the coding sequence ATGGCTTTATTAAAAAAGCTGTCCTGCTTCACTTTTAGAGTGGGGGGAGTTCAGGTGCCAGTATTTCATTTATTTGAAACGGTAACGGGAAAATATATGTTCGATGCGAATGCAAATACATTTCTTAAATTAAATGAAAGATCTTATCAGGCTTTGTTGAACTATAGAAATTCAAACTTTGAACAAGTGGAACCGGAGATTCAAAACTTATTTGATTCCGGTTTTTTGGCGGAGAAACAGGATTTTGAGATGATTCATCCCATGAGCGACTCTTTGCAGCACAATTTAAGCAGAAGCGTTGGCTCGATAACTTTGCAGGTCACGCAAAACTGTAATTTAAGATGCAGCTATTGCGCGTATTCAGGGAGCTACTTACACAGAGTACATACCAATAAGAGAATGAAAAAAGAGGTTGCTTTGAAAGCAATTAAGTTTTTGATTGAGCACTCCGTAGATTCTCCAATTATTAATATTGGATTTTATGGAGGAGAGCCCTTACTGGAAATGGACTTAATAAAAGCTTGTGTTGCTTATGCCAGAGAACAAAGTGCGGGCAAAGAACTAACGTTTAACCTTACTACAAACGCAACTTTAATTACCGACGAAACCTTAGAGTTCTTATCTTCTAATGATTTTAATTTAACGATCAGCCTGGACGGCGATGAAGTCGCGCATGATAGAAACCGAGTTTTTGCGGTAAATAATAAAGGCAGTTTTCAGACTATTATGGATAATATTGAAAATATCAAAAACAAAACACCAGACTATGTTGATAAAGTGATGTTCAATGCAGTAATTGATCCAAATTCAGATTTTAGCTGTTCCACAAACTTTTTTTCAAACTATGAGACCGTAAAAGACTTTGCTGTTATGGCAAGTGATATAGCAAGTAGCTACAAAAAAAGTGAGTCCTTAATCAATGACAGTTTTATCAAGATGTATAATTACGAAGTTTTCAAATTATTTCTTTATAAATTTGATAGGCTTAAGAAAAATGATGTATCCAAGCTGGTGATGGAAAGCTTTGATCAAATCCAGGAGAATGTCCATAACAGGCTTAGAATCTCTTTCTATGATGTAAAAAAAGACCATCATTCCGGACCGTGTGTTCCAGGAGTACAACGATTGTTTGTGAATGCTGACGGTGCTCTGTATCCCTGTGAAAGAGTTAGTGAAGCATCTAGTGTAATGAGGATTGGGCATATAGATACAGGCTTTGAATTGGATAATATCCGGAACATACTAAACATTGGAACAATAACGGAGAAAGAATGCAAAGAGTGCTGGGCCTTTAGATATTGCACTTCTTGTGCAATGGCCGCCGATGATATCAGTGAGTTTTCTGCTGCCAAAAAATTAAGTATCTGCAATAAAGTTAAAGAAAACACTGAGAGTTTGTTTAAAGATTATTGCGTACTAAGAGAGTTAGGCTACGACTTTGATAAAGAAAAAGTGTAA
- a CDS encoding CLI_3235 family bacteriocin precursor, which translates to MKQLVKRTNANYETLEAYAACSACPCYACTCNASGSNKAAMKQVTYTGNSMKMTAIGIG; encoded by the coding sequence ATGAAACAACTTGTAAAAAGAACAAATGCAAATTATGAAACGTTGGAGGCATATGCAGCTTGCAGTGCATGTCCTTGTTATGCATGTACATGCAATGCCAGCGGATCAAACAAAGCAGCCATGAAACAAGTAACCTATACTGGTAACTCCATGAAGATGACTGCTATTGGAATCGGGTAG
- a CDS encoding AbrB/MazE/SpoVT family DNA-binding domain-containing protein, which translates to MMKATGIVRKVDELGRIVIPIELRRTMGIDIKDPLEIFVDAEKIILRKYEPTCIFSGSSENLINFKGKMVSKDVLDELIASFDRA; encoded by the coding sequence ATGATGAAAGCAACAGGCATAGTAAGAAAAGTGGATGAATTGGGACGTATCGTAATTCCTATTGAACTGCGTAGAACAATGGGAATCGACATAAAAGACCCGCTCGAAATTTTTGTAGACGCTGAAAAGATTATCCTTAGAAAATATGAGCCAACTTGTATCTTCTCCGGAAGCTCAGAAAACCTGATCAATTTCAAAGGTAAAATGGTAAGCAAAGATGTTCTTGATGAACTTATTGCAAGCTTTGATAGAGCATAA
- a CDS encoding ABC transporter ATP-binding protein encodes MNDKDTLEKLIGLFKAHKKNLCIIFLLLIFSTLISSILPMFNKIIIDEGFMKSDVRTIILTAIYIFLLSMFSSFLDLLKEKRRIKIASNIIYSLHKAAFDRLMKVKVKYFTDKNCSEILNRVSTDISNISQITDGSMLFIVSQCFSLVGGVIGLFIISWELTLIVLILIPIEYLILKSFAKKRKSLAEKYITKDGEYSHWFEDSLNGVKETRLFNLFIFKEKEFADKQNQVITSHMGISLLDNWRITVERFLIGGLVLLIYASGSTMILDSKLSVGSIFAFITYSAYVTTPISSMLNIGYLLSGIMPSARRYYSLLEEEIEACDVESANIGMKRLNPFGSIQFENVSFAYDTELILSNVNFTIGSHEKVAIVGMNGSGKSTILNLIQRFYEPLAGKILFDGVDIKAINLNEYRELISTVSQEIYLFDTTIENNIKLYSENHEEQYRQAIEATQLLEKDTSRFEDYVVGSNGNKLSGGQKQKIAIARALVKSRPMVIFDEATSNLDLHSEQAINHLLDTALSNNTVIIVSHRPEILKHVDRVIFLEKGQVSAIGLHEKLSYTNERYRLITQQHQFV; translated from the coding sequence ATGAATGATAAGGATACCCTTGAAAAACTTATCGGATTATTTAAAGCGCATAAAAAGAATTTATGTATTATTTTTCTGCTCTTAATATTTTCTACTTTGATTAGTTCCATTTTGCCGATGTTCAACAAAATTATTATTGATGAAGGATTTATGAAATCAGATGTTAGAACCATTATTTTAACGGCAATCTACATCTTTCTTTTGTCTATGTTCAGTAGCTTTTTAGATTTGCTCAAAGAAAAACGAAGAATAAAAATAGCTTCAAATATTATCTACTCCTTGCATAAAGCTGCATTTGATCGACTTATGAAAGTGAAAGTGAAATATTTCACTGATAAAAACTGCAGTGAAATTTTAAATCGCGTTAGCACCGATATATCGAATATTTCGCAAATAACGGATGGTAGCATGCTTTTTATTGTTAGTCAGTGTTTTAGTTTGGTAGGAGGAGTTATTGGACTTTTTATCATAAGTTGGGAACTTACACTTATTGTGCTTATTTTAATTCCTATAGAATATTTAATTTTGAAATCGTTTGCTAAAAAAAGAAAGTCTCTTGCGGAAAAATACATCACGAAGGATGGAGAATATTCGCATTGGTTTGAGGATAGTTTGAATGGTGTGAAGGAAACAAGGCTTTTTAATTTATTCATTTTCAAAGAAAAAGAATTTGCAGACAAGCAGAATCAAGTAATAACCTCCCATATGGGAATCAGTTTATTGGATAATTGGCGGATTACTGTGGAGAGATTTCTAATTGGAGGACTAGTTCTTCTAATATATGCTTCTGGATCGACGATGATATTAGATTCAAAGCTTTCGGTAGGAAGTATATTTGCATTTATTACCTATAGCGCTTATGTGACCACTCCTATCTCATCGATGTTGAATATTGGATACTTATTGTCGGGAATAATGCCTTCTGCCCGAAGGTATTATTCATTGCTCGAGGAAGAAATCGAAGCTTGTGATGTAGAATCCGCCAACATTGGTATGAAGCGACTCAACCCTTTTGGGAGCATTCAGTTTGAAAATGTAAGCTTTGCTTATGATACTGAACTGATCTTGTCAAATGTGAATTTCACGATTGGCAGCCATGAGAAAGTGGCCATTGTAGGAATGAATGGTTCGGGGAAGTCTACAATCCTAAATTTAATCCAGAGGTTTTACGAACCACTTGCAGGAAAAATTTTATTTGACGGAGTGGATATTAAGGCTATTAATTTGAATGAATATCGGGAATTAATTTCGACTGTTAGTCAAGAGATATATCTTTTTGACACAACCATCGAAAATAACATAAAACTTTACAGTGAAAACCATGAGGAGCAGTATAGACAGGCTATTGAGGCTACCCAATTATTAGAGAAGGATACAAGCCGGTTTGAGGATTATGTCGTAGGTTCTAATGGGAACAAGTTGTCCGGTGGACAAAAACAAAAAATCGCGATAGCCAGAGCATTAGTAAAAAGCAGGCCTATGGTGATTTTTGATGAAGCGACCTCCAACCTTGATCTTCACTCTGAACAAGCCATCAACCATCTATTAGATACAGCACTCAGTAACAATACAGTGATTATAGTCAGTCATAGGCCGGAAATTCTGAAGCATGTGGATAGAGTAATCTTTTTAGAAAAAGGCCAGGTCTCCGCTATTGGACTTCATGAGAAGTTGTCTTATACAAATGAAAGGTATCGGCTCATCACACAACAGCATCAATTCGTTTAA
- a CDS encoding ABC transporter permease, with the protein MSNPLIIRFLKQPATIIGIITALLFQVFFSLIWITGYDHVTDRVDQLPIAIVNEDGTNAQPIVDGIAGSLQFVTRQDLQLENAKEALEHREIRMIINIPQGFTGQISNPSAKTELHYFLNESNPQMVSNVMQTVALKVTAAMNTQSSNSALSHTLDAMNLPQAQAEIIKSAASSRISANVEIINPTTNFAQTMVPLMIVTASFTGAMLLAMNLHKASSNLSGQFSKWNRFAARFVIMGGTAVLISLVGTIMVNSLGIHSNRGFLLMWLFEFTVILSCMILAQFSLLLLGDAGGWLNIALLSMQMLASGATIPRDVLSPFYNWIGPFSPAYYAVNGMLDLVIGGNGVWKDMFYLLCIGATIAVLSVLVTFLRKETRISREQEPVSVNA; encoded by the coding sequence ATGTCAAATCCATTAATCATACGCTTCCTCAAGCAGCCTGCTACCATCATTGGAATTATAACTGCACTGTTGTTCCAAGTTTTTTTCAGCTTAATTTGGATTACAGGGTACGATCATGTAACGGATCGGGTAGATCAGTTGCCCATTGCTATTGTTAATGAGGATGGTACAAATGCCCAGCCTATAGTCGATGGGATTGCAGGATCACTTCAGTTCGTAACCAGACAGGATCTCCAACTAGAAAATGCAAAAGAAGCACTTGAGCATAGAGAAATCCGCATGATTATCAATATTCCCCAAGGGTTCACTGGACAGATCAGTAATCCATCTGCAAAGACTGAACTCCACTACTTCTTAAATGAATCTAATCCGCAGATGGTCAGCAATGTCATGCAGACGGTAGCACTTAAAGTCACGGCTGCAATGAACACTCAAAGCAGTAATTCAGCACTAAGCCACACCTTGGATGCTATGAATCTGCCGCAGGCACAAGCGGAGATCATCAAAAGTGCTGCAAGCAGCCGCATTTCCGCCAACGTCGAAATCATTAACCCTACAACTAATTTTGCACAAACTATGGTTCCCTTAATGATCGTTACCGCCTCATTTACCGGTGCTATGTTACTCGCGATGAATCTCCATAAAGCTTCCTCCAACTTGTCTGGACAATTTAGTAAATGGAATCGCTTTGCAGCCCGATTTGTCATAATGGGTGGAACGGCTGTGCTTATCTCACTAGTGGGAACTATCATGGTTAACTCACTCGGTATCCACTCTAATCGTGGCTTTCTGCTTATGTGGCTGTTCGAGTTCACGGTAATTCTCTCCTGTATGATCCTTGCTCAGTTTAGTCTGCTGCTCCTCGGGGATGCTGGCGGCTGGCTAAATATTGCCCTTCTCTCCATGCAAATGTTAGCGTCCGGAGCAACTATTCCACGCGATGTGCTTTCACCTTTTTATAACTGGATCGGTCCCTTTTCGCCCGCTTACTATGCAGTTAATGGTATGCTCGACCTGGTTATCGGGGGTAACGGGGTATGGAAAGATATGTTCTATTTACTCTGTATTGGGGCAACAATTGCTGTATTAAGCGTACTTGTCACTTTCCTTCGTAAAGAAACTCGGATCTCACGAGAACAAGAGCCCGTGTCAGTAAATGCGTAA
- a CDS encoding DUF6033 family protein gives MLNVASLSSLNRAGAAMVIQKNKSSEISFQDALSTSSSEAVLTELEKKFDIKINVQAIPKNNEAVKSVYSGSVGKGNVTIAPNILNQSATDPQMQKRVEAIIQDHFASSANDKPGDASGVIIHPDGTATFWVIGDYLTPAEREKINKEVEAEKKRKAEQLDSLSKLSSSSSLSQFGLFIDNSNNGEEDSMYLNSVLQASLDSMLRKKNLFN, from the coding sequence TTGTTGAATGTAGCTTCACTCAGTAGCCTGAATCGTGCGGGGGCTGCAATGGTAATCCAGAAAAATAAGAGTTCAGAGATTTCATTTCAAGACGCGCTATCGACATCGAGTTCGGAAGCGGTTTTGACGGAATTGGAAAAAAAATTCGACATTAAAATCAACGTTCAAGCCATACCAAAGAACAATGAAGCAGTGAAAAGTGTATACTCTGGTAGTGTTGGCAAAGGGAATGTAACCATTGCTCCAAATATACTGAATCAGTCGGCAACAGATCCACAAATGCAAAAAAGGGTAGAAGCAATTATTCAGGATCATTTTGCTTCCAGCGCTAATGATAAACCCGGTGATGCCAGTGGCGTCATTATACATCCGGATGGAACAGCTACTTTTTGGGTGATTGGTGATTATTTAACACCTGCCGAGCGGGAGAAGATTAATAAAGAAGTAGAGGCAGAAAAAAAAAGAAAGGCGGAGCAGTTAGACTCGTTGAGTAAATTAAGTAGCAGCTCTAGCCTATCACAATTCGGGTTATTTATTGACAACTCCAATAATGGTGAAGAAGATAGCATGTATTTAAATAGTGTGCTACAAGCTAGTCTGGATTCGATGCTGCGGAAAAAGAACCTGTTTAATTAA
- a CDS encoding HAD family hydrolase — protein MSNEVQGTEQNVVHAKLNKPEAIVFDMDGTLFQTESLLLPAYHKMFDILREEGLYVGPTPPEERILGCLGMLLADIWKNVMPEADEAVHRRADELLLQLEIEGLEAGGTLLYPQVVETLTALKERGVKLFVASNGLEDYIHSIVVVHELKELFEGLYSAGGQGTATKTELLRILLDNHGISSAWMVGDRSSDVQAGKGNGQTVIGCAYAGFGRQDELKGSDVIITSFDELVDLYDNAAISE, from the coding sequence ATGAGTAACGAAGTACAAGGAACGGAACAAAACGTGGTTCATGCGAAACTGAACAAGCCAGAAGCGATTGTATTTGATATGGATGGAACATTGTTCCAGACTGAAAGTCTTTTATTGCCTGCATATCATAAAATGTTCGATATTTTGCGGGAAGAGGGACTATACGTAGGACCTACACCACCAGAAGAACGTATTCTAGGCTGCTTAGGAATGTTGCTGGCAGACATTTGGAAGAATGTTATGCCTGAAGCAGATGAAGCCGTGCACCGCCGGGCGGATGAATTGCTCCTGCAGCTGGAGATTGAAGGGCTTGAAGCCGGAGGCACACTACTGTATCCACAGGTGGTTGAGACACTGACAGCGCTTAAAGAGCGCGGAGTGAAGCTGTTTGTGGCTAGCAACGGGCTGGAGGATTACATTCACAGCATCGTTGTGGTGCATGAGCTTAAGGAGTTGTTCGAAGGATTGTATAGTGCGGGTGGTCAAGGCACTGCGACAAAGACCGAGCTGCTACGCATTCTTTTGGATAATCATGGTATCAGCAGTGCTTGGATGGTTGGGGATCGTTCTTCTGATGTTCAGGCAGGTAAAGGAAATGGCCAGACCGTAATCGGTTGCGCCTATGCAGGCTTCGGACGTCAGGATGAGCTGAAGGGCTCTGATGTCATTATTACCTCCTTCGACGAATTGGTTGACTTATACGACAACGCAGCGATTAGTGAATAA
- a CDS encoding LytR/AlgR family response regulator transcription factor, translated as MALLRIAVCDDEKKEHDLLKEYLPRLMKSTAYSFETQYFTSGEELLHYYNQQSSYPFHILLMDIELRGLNGIEVAKKIRALPDREVQIIFLTNYPQYVMSSFDVQPYHYLIKPVNYECFEAKIIKLCSYIISSVNRFLMIKTEDGHMVIKNSDIIAIVKIKHSLAKNRLKIITSTQHYIIPGTISEYISKLNRPFMLIHRSVIVNLEHVHKFTATSVVMHNQEQFPIGRTQAKEVKEAYAYYMIAQFKERG; from the coding sequence ATGGCTTTGTTACGCATAGCCGTATGCGATGACGAGAAAAAGGAACACGATTTGCTAAAGGAATATCTCCCAAGACTTATGAAAAGCACGGCTTACTCTTTCGAGACTCAATATTTTACCTCCGGTGAGGAATTGCTTCACTATTATAATCAACAGAGTAGTTATCCTTTTCATATACTTCTAATGGATATTGAACTGAGAGGATTAAATGGAATCGAGGTTGCAAAAAAAATCCGTGCACTTCCGGATCGGGAGGTTCAAATTATATTCTTGACAAACTATCCGCAGTACGTAATGAGCAGCTTTGATGTGCAACCCTACCATTATTTGATTAAACCAGTAAACTATGAGTGTTTTGAGGCAAAGATAATAAAGCTATGTAGCTATATCATTTCTTCTGTAAATAGGTTTCTAATGATTAAAACTGAAGATGGACATATGGTGATCAAAAATTCTGACATTATTGCGATTGTTAAAATCAAACATTCCTTGGCTAAAAACCGACTAAAGATCATTACCTCTACGCAGCATTACATAATTCCAGGTACAATTTCAGAATATATAAGTAAACTAAACCGTCCATTTATGCTTATTCATCGTTCCGTTATTGTTAATCTGGAACATGTCCATAAGTTTACAGCTACTTCCGTAGTCATGCACAATCAAGAGCAGTTTCCTATTGGCCGTACTCAGGCAAAAGAGGTTAAAGAAGCCTACGCCTATTATATGATTGCACAATTCAAAGAACGAGGATGA
- a CDS encoding PadR family transcriptional regulator — protein MNIQDVILGILSEKPHSGYEIKRHFEEYFSFFFDASYGTIYPTLSKMEKLNLITKESVRQEGKPDKNVFTITSAGLDQFHAYLQSPAEKDVLRSDFFMHLYFGEKTDKENIDNLLRQALIEKQAMYDDLEQKLNQLDYKLSSYQKLCMELGLVQYDAFIKKIQSVLESK, from the coding sequence ATGAACATACAAGATGTTATTCTGGGGATTTTAAGCGAAAAACCTCATTCTGGTTACGAGATAAAACGACATTTCGAGGAATACTTCTCATTTTTCTTCGATGCCAGCTATGGCACGATCTATCCTACCCTAAGCAAGATGGAAAAGCTGAATCTGATCACTAAAGAATCTGTGCGACAGGAAGGCAAACCCGACAAAAATGTATTCACCATTACCTCTGCCGGCTTGGATCAGTTCCACGCTTATCTACAATCACCAGCCGAAAAAGATGTTCTGCGTTCTGACTTTTTTATGCACCTGTATTTTGGGGAAAAGACGGACAAAGAGAACATAGATAATCTGCTTCGGCAAGCATTGATAGAAAAGCAGGCAATGTACGACGATCTGGAACAGAAGTTGAACCAGCTAGATTACAAGTTATCTTCCTACCAGAAGTTGTGCATGGAGCTAGGCCTCGTACAATATGATGCTTTTATCAAAAAAATCCAAAGTGTGCTAGAGTCTAAATAA
- a CDS encoding S8 family serine peptidase: MMNIEAKVKIAVIDDGINEYLLGEPVVQQLIFNEDFTIDAYTIDSPERITHGTICAGIIKHYYPEIYMYSLKILSDTLRGNIQKLYSALEWCVQNDIQVVNISLGSHCSADLLETQRVINKVAGQGLVIVSAASNHDYITYPASFSNVIGVKREVSNTLHEGEFYLNDNIIDGIEFTAFARHHLNGKECSNSNSFAAPMITAKVCELIGKSHLTNLQQIKLMLSKMANNYRDDKHLFICYADPDWISDILVCYVNGKCKLDNRNLCVNIHGEIVVPAESAYDAVDAALLAYNENIETLVVISRDLYPDAYVELQWIASKYNKNVVFIDNYQGKDMNKIVNNQCTNIKLWHSLFKIHNIYTLNSTPLLIEEPMVSIYIPADTDFEVILWLKGQFKNNNYNSYFASNHPIGVLYGIDYVPETNSAQTSSYFSLILNKKSYDIAIYVLYGYDISDKIETDIEIDIEPLNGYFQATFAVNGLCQERIINIKQIDETFIGELYNSIVYLLS, encoded by the coding sequence ATGATGAACATCGAAGCTAAAGTGAAAATTGCCGTGATTGATGATGGTATCAACGAATATTTGCTAGGTGAACCGGTTGTTCAACAGTTGATCTTCAATGAAGATTTCACAATAGACGCTTATACAATAGACAGTCCCGAAAGAATAACTCACGGCACCATCTGCGCAGGCATAATTAAGCACTATTATCCGGAAATCTATATGTATAGCTTGAAGATATTGTCTGATACCTTAAGGGGAAATATCCAGAAGTTGTATAGTGCACTAGAATGGTGCGTTCAAAATGATATCCAAGTTGTAAATATCAGCTTGGGAAGCCATTGCTCAGCGGATTTATTAGAAACGCAGAGAGTTATAAACAAGGTTGCTGGTCAAGGCTTAGTTATTGTAAGTGCCGCAAGTAATCATGATTATATTACATATCCAGCTTCTTTTTCAAACGTTATAGGCGTTAAGAGAGAGGTAAGCAACACGCTGCACGAAGGGGAGTTTTATCTCAATGATAATATCATCGACGGTATAGAATTTACGGCTTTTGCTAGACATCATTTGAATGGTAAAGAGTGCAGCAACTCGAACAGCTTTGCCGCGCCCATGATTACAGCCAAAGTATGTGAACTCATTGGTAAATCTCACCTAACTAACTTGCAGCAAATAAAACTCATGTTGTCGAAAATGGCAAATAACTATAGGGACGATAAACACTTGTTTATTTGCTATGCTGACCCTGATTGGATAAGTGATATATTAGTATGCTATGTGAACGGAAAATGCAAATTGGACAATCGGAATCTTTGCGTTAACATACACGGTGAAATTGTCGTTCCCGCTGAGTCGGCTTATGATGCTGTTGATGCAGCCCTATTGGCTTACAATGAAAATATTGAGACTCTCGTTGTGATCAGCAGAGATCTTTACCCTGATGCTTATGTTGAATTACAGTGGATTGCTTCGAAATACAATAAAAATGTAGTGTTTATTGACAATTACCAAGGAAAAGATATGAACAAGATAGTTAACAATCAGTGTACTAACATTAAGTTATGGCATAGCTTATTCAAAATACACAACATTTACACACTTAACAGCACCCCGTTGCTGATCGAAGAGCCAATGGTTTCTATTTACATCCCTGCTGACACTGACTTTGAAGTTATTCTCTGGTTAAAAGGGCAATTTAAAAATAATAACTATAACAGTTATTTTGCATCGAATCACCCTATCGGAGTTTTATACGGAATAGACTATGTTCCTGAGACAAACTCAGCGCAGACATCTTCCTATTTTTCCTTAATTCTGAATAAGAAATCTTACGATATCGCGATATATGTCTTATATGGCTATGATATTTCGGATAAAATAGAAACGGATATTGAAATAGACATTGAACCATTAAACGGTTACTTTCAAGCAACTTTTGCTGTAAATGGCTTATGCCAGGAACGTATTATCAATATTAAACAGATTGATGAAACCTTTATCGGAGAACTTTATAATTCTATAGTTTATTTACTCTCTTAA